Proteins co-encoded in one Hymenobacter swuensis DY53 genomic window:
- a CDS encoding energy transducer TonB translates to MPKFTPTHLLFLGLLGGLATACQPERPAQRTAPASTVPALADTLGYDSLAQPIGAVRRDWHRLERPTSRRAPLIVYRSSARPSADGADAPPTEARLQDLTLKASEYFQIDPTKAAEVRGREGTVVRIPANALVDNRQRPATGAVWVELKECYAASDLLLSNLLTETLAGAPLELTGAVLVRATAGGQQLALAAGRALQLELAGSRPGLPLFYGQVAEGTVRWDESKQPAPEVIRTTAQQMPSYGQGPADFNRLVRYPQSAQEARAEGLVFASFVVDEAGRVVQPHIVRGVGHGCDEEVLRVLRQTSGRWQPGRHDGQPVKVQMTLPIRFHFEPGLATAPETAAVATVGTPAAEDTAPLELAADPNAASVTQLGWVAAGNPWRGRTAPLFVPVAGPNEHSTVRLVLPGHRVVLAGVPWAGGYKFMEAPVGATIIGLRYENGMPFLARPDKSTAPDTLRFQETTLADLETTLERLN, encoded by the coding sequence ATGCCGAAGTTTACCCCCACCCATTTGTTGTTTCTGGGCCTGCTTGGCGGACTGGCCACGGCCTGCCAGCCGGAGCGCCCGGCGCAGCGTACTGCGCCGGCCTCCACCGTGCCCGCCCTGGCCGATACGCTGGGCTACGACTCGCTGGCCCAACCCATTGGGGCCGTGCGGCGCGACTGGCACCGGCTGGAGCGGCCCACTAGTCGGCGGGCTCCGCTGATTGTGTATCGCAGCAGTGCGCGCCCCTCTGCGGACGGTGCCGATGCGCCTCCCACTGAGGCCCGGCTGCAGGACCTGACCCTCAAGGCCAGCGAGTATTTCCAGATTGACCCCACCAAAGCCGCCGAGGTGCGCGGCCGCGAGGGAACGGTAGTTCGGATTCCGGCTAATGCATTGGTAGACAATCGGCAACGGCCCGCCACCGGGGCCGTGTGGGTGGAGCTGAAGGAGTGCTACGCCGCCTCGGATTTGCTGCTGTCTAACCTGCTGACCGAAACCCTGGCTGGCGCGCCGCTGGAGCTGACCGGGGCCGTGCTGGTCCGCGCCACGGCCGGCGGGCAGCAACTGGCGCTGGCAGCCGGCCGGGCATTGCAGCTGGAACTGGCGGGTAGCCGGCCTGGCCTGCCGTTGTTCTATGGGCAGGTAGCGGAAGGCACCGTACGCTGGGACGAAAGTAAGCAGCCCGCCCCCGAGGTCATCCGCACGACGGCCCAGCAGATGCCCAGCTACGGCCAGGGCCCGGCTGATTTCAACCGCTTGGTACGCTACCCGCAGAGTGCTCAGGAAGCCCGGGCCGAAGGATTGGTGTTTGCCTCGTTCGTGGTGGATGAGGCCGGCCGCGTGGTACAGCCGCACATCGTGCGCGGCGTGGGCCACGGCTGCGACGAGGAGGTGCTACGAGTGCTGCGCCAGACGTCGGGCCGCTGGCAGCCGGGCCGCCACGATGGACAACCGGTGAAGGTGCAGATGACCTTGCCCATCCGGTTCCACTTCGAGCCCGGCCTGGCTACTGCCCCCGAAACGGCCGCCGTGGCTACCGTGGGTACCCCCGCCGCCGAAGATACCGCGCCGCTAGAGCTGGCCGCCGACCCCAATGCTGCCTCCGTGACGCAGCTGGGCTGGGTAGCCGCCGGGAACCCCTGGCGGGGGCGTACTGCGCCGCTTTTTGTGCCCGTTGCCGGCCCCAATGAGCACTCCACGGTACGGCTGGTGTTGCCCGGCCACCGCGTAGTGCTGGCCGGTGTACCGTGGGCCGGGGGCTACAAGTTCATGGAAGCCCCCGTGGGCGCCACCATCATCGGGCTCCGTTACGAAAACGGCATGCCCTTCCTTGCCCGCCCCGACAAAAGCACCGCTCCGGATACGCTCCGCTTTCAGGAAACCACCCTCGCCGACCTCGAAACCACGCTGGAACGATTGAATTAA
- a CDS encoding ArnT family glycosyltransferase, which translates to MSSSSTLPPWRRYLPLFLLLVLAYFPLFWQLSSFPVQQWDESRTALDALGMLVHHDWLVARYLGEPDLWNCKPPLWLWTLAGSIHLFGPTELGLRLPAALAALATVGLTYYAAARWLRSPVAGLLAGLVLLTSPGYVCFHVARTADFDAFLTLWTTAGTLSWLAYLRTGRTRWAWATGVGFTLAILTKGIAGAMFGPGLVLALALTGSWVRLRRPAPWLAAGLVLLVTASWYLVREAAAPGYLEAVWQFEVGGPAAHELEGNNAPFEWYLSLLANTKFALWLLPALLGMSLGWWQPKGSTAWWLGRVLTAVVGSFLLVISLAQTKLSWYDAPAFPLMAVLAASGLTVGFRLIRQAAKLQLSLWGLLAGVLGIAAFPYLNQVQYLRQLSKYRFDNHQLVYGHHLRQQWQQQPGIWQYTLGTDGSFNDAPEFYRMAAEYTQHHTVRLLAPWRVAEARSGETVVVCGQKATRAWQTAFQTETLVQSDSCRTLRLGARR; encoded by the coding sequence GTGTCCTCTTCCTCTACCCTCCCGCCCTGGCGCCGCTATCTACCTCTGTTCCTTCTGTTGGTGCTGGCATATTTCCCGTTATTCTGGCAGCTTTCCTCGTTTCCGGTGCAGCAGTGGGACGAGTCCCGCACAGCCCTTGACGCATTGGGTATGCTGGTCCACCACGACTGGCTGGTGGCCCGCTACCTGGGCGAGCCGGACCTCTGGAACTGCAAACCGCCCCTCTGGCTCTGGACGCTGGCTGGTAGCATCCACCTGTTCGGCCCAACGGAACTGGGCCTGCGCCTGCCTGCCGCCCTGGCCGCACTGGCCACCGTGGGCCTGACGTATTACGCGGCGGCCCGGTGGCTGCGTAGCCCGGTAGCTGGCTTACTGGCCGGGCTCGTGCTCCTCACCAGCCCCGGCTATGTGTGTTTCCACGTTGCCCGTACGGCTGATTTTGATGCCTTTCTAACGCTCTGGACTACGGCCGGCACGCTGAGCTGGCTAGCGTATCTGCGCACCGGTCGGACGCGGTGGGCGTGGGCAACCGGCGTAGGCTTCACGCTGGCTATTCTCACCAAAGGCATTGCGGGGGCCATGTTCGGGCCCGGACTGGTGCTGGCCTTGGCCCTGACGGGCAGTTGGGTCCGCCTGCGCCGCCCTGCTCCCTGGCTGGCGGCCGGCCTGGTACTACTGGTCACAGCCAGTTGGTACCTGGTGCGTGAGGCGGCGGCTCCCGGCTACCTAGAAGCCGTGTGGCAGTTCGAGGTAGGCGGTCCGGCGGCCCACGAGCTGGAGGGTAACAACGCCCCCTTCGAGTGGTACCTAAGCCTGCTGGCTAACACAAAGTTTGCGCTGTGGCTACTACCCGCTTTGCTGGGCATGAGTCTGGGATGGTGGCAGCCCAAGGGCAGTACTGCCTGGTGGCTGGGCCGGGTGCTGACGGCTGTGGTGGGCAGCTTTCTATTGGTTATTTCCCTTGCCCAGACCAAGCTTAGCTGGTACGATGCCCCAGCGTTTCCGCTCATGGCCGTGCTGGCGGCATCCGGCCTCACGGTGGGTTTTCGGCTAATCCGCCAGGCCGCCAAGTTGCAGCTTTCCTTGTGGGGGCTGCTGGCAGGCGTACTGGGCATAGCGGCGTTTCCCTACCTGAATCAAGTGCAGTATCTGCGTCAGCTCTCCAAATACCGCTTCGATAACCACCAACTGGTGTACGGGCACCATTTGCGGCAGCAGTGGCAGCAACAGCCCGGCATTTGGCAGTATACACTGGGTACCGATGGGTCTTTTAATGACGCGCCGGAGTTCTACCGCATGGCCGCCGAGTATACGCAACACCATACCGTTCGTCTTCTTGCACCTTGGCGGGTAGCCGAGGCCCGCTCCGGTGAAACCGTTGTAGTATGCGGGCAGAAGGCCACCAGAGCCTGGCAAACTGCCTTCCAGACTGAAACTCTGGTGCAATCAGACTCCTGTCGAACATTACGGTTGGGGGCCCGGCGGTAA